A single Pseudomonas sp. HN11 DNA region contains:
- a CDS encoding ABC transporter permease gives MNSKVLATPVTATPRNRLRLSLDRFGLPLVFIVLCLVMAFSSEYFMTWRNWMDILRQTSINGILAVGMTYVILTKGIDLSVGSILAFAGLCSALVATQGYGLLAAVSAGMFAGAMLGVVNGFMVANLSIPPFVATLGMLSVARGMTFILNDGSPVTDLPDSFLTLGIGKLGPIGVPIIIFAVVALIFWMVLRYTTYGRYVYAVGGNEKSARTSGIGVRKVTFSVYVISGLLAGLAGVVLAARTTSALPQAGVSYELDAIAAVVIGGTSLSGGIGSIVGTLFGALLIGVINNGLNLLGVSSYYQQVAKGLIIVLAVLIDVWRKKKR, from the coding sequence ATGAATAGCAAAGTCCTCGCCACACCCGTTACCGCCACGCCGCGCAACCGCCTGCGCTTGTCCCTCGACCGCTTCGGCCTGCCGCTGGTGTTTATCGTGCTGTGCCTGGTGATGGCGTTTTCCAGCGAATACTTCATGACCTGGCGCAACTGGATGGACATCCTGCGCCAGACCTCCATCAACGGCATCCTGGCCGTGGGCATGACCTACGTGATCCTGACCAAGGGCATCGACCTGTCGGTGGGTTCGATCCTGGCCTTCGCCGGTTTGTGCAGCGCCCTGGTCGCGACCCAGGGCTATGGCCTGCTGGCAGCCGTGAGCGCGGGGATGTTCGCCGGGGCCATGCTCGGCGTAGTCAATGGCTTCATGGTTGCCAACCTGAGCATCCCGCCCTTCGTCGCCACCCTCGGCATGCTCAGCGTGGCCCGCGGCATGACCTTCATCCTCAATGACGGCAGCCCGGTCACCGACCTGCCGGACAGCTTCCTGACCCTGGGCATCGGCAAGCTCGGCCCCATCGGCGTGCCGATCATTATTTTTGCGGTGGTCGCGCTGATCTTCTGGATGGTGCTGCGCTACACCACTTACGGGCGCTACGTGTACGCCGTGGGCGGCAATGAAAAGAGCGCGCGCACCTCGGGGATCGGCGTGCGCAAAGTGACGTTTTCGGTTTATGTAATCTCTGGTCTGCTGGCAGGGCTGGCAGGCGTGGTGTTGGCGGCACGGACCACGTCGGCCCTGCCCCAGGCTGGCGTGTCTTATGAGCTGGACGCGATTGCCGCCGTGGTGATCGGCGGCACCAGCCTGTCGGGCGGCATCGGCAGCATTGTCGGCACGCTGTTTGGTGCGCTGCTGATCGGCGTGATCAACAACGGCCTGAACCTGCTCGGGGTGTCGTCGTATTACCAACAAGTGGCCAAGGGGTTGATCATCGTGCTTGCGGTGCTGATCGATGTCTGGCGCAAGAAAAAACGCTAA
- the xylG gene encoding D-xylose ABC transporter ATP-binding protein, with protein sequence MADYLLQMNGIVKSFGGVNALNGIDIQVRPGECVGLCGENGAGKSTLMKVLSAVYPHGTWEGEILWEGQPLKAHSISETEAAGIVIIHQELTLVPDLSVAENIFMGHELTLPGGRMNYPAMLHRAEALMRELKVPDMNVALPVSQYGGGYQQLVEIAKALNKRARLLILDEPSSALTRSEIEVLLDIIRGLKAKGVACVYISHKLDEVAAVCDTIAVIRDGKHIATTAMADMDIAKIITQMVGREMSNLYPTEPHAVGEVIFEARNVTCHDVDNPKRKRVDDVSFVLKRGEILGIAGLVGAGRTELVSALFGAYPGRYSCEVWLDGEVIDTRTPLKSIRAGLCMVPEDRKRQGIIPDLGVGQNITLAVLDTYAHMTRIDAEAELGSIDQQIARMHLKTASPFLPITSLSGGNQQKAVLAKMLMAKPKVLILDEPTRGVDVGAKYEIYKLMGALAAEGVSIIMVSSELAEVLGVSDRVLVIGDGQLRGDFINEGLTQEQVLAAALSQHNNNDRKTA encoded by the coding sequence ATGGCCGACTACCTGCTGCAAATGAACGGCATCGTCAAAAGCTTTGGCGGTGTCAACGCGCTGAACGGCATCGATATCCAGGTGCGGCCGGGGGAATGCGTCGGCCTGTGCGGCGAGAACGGTGCCGGCAAATCCACCTTGATGAAGGTGCTGTCGGCGGTGTATCCCCACGGCACCTGGGAGGGCGAAATACTCTGGGAGGGGCAGCCACTCAAGGCCCACTCCATCAGCGAAACCGAAGCCGCCGGTATCGTGATCATCCACCAGGAACTGACCCTGGTGCCCGACCTGTCGGTGGCCGAAAACATCTTCATGGGCCACGAACTGACCTTGCCGGGTGGGCGCATGAACTACCCGGCCATGCTCCACCGCGCCGAAGCGTTGATGCGCGAGCTCAAGGTCCCGGACATGAACGTGGCGCTGCCGGTGTCGCAATACGGCGGCGGCTACCAGCAACTGGTGGAAATCGCCAAGGCGCTGAACAAGAGAGCGCGACTGCTGATTCTCGACGAGCCCTCCTCGGCCCTGACCCGCTCGGAAATCGAGGTACTGCTGGACATCATCCGCGGCCTCAAGGCCAAGGGCGTGGCCTGCGTGTACATCTCCCACAAGCTCGATGAAGTGGCGGCGGTGTGCGACACCATTGCGGTGATCCGCGACGGCAAGCACATCGCGACCACCGCCATGGCTGACATGGACATCGCGAAGATCATCACTCAGATGGTCGGCCGCGAGATGAGCAACCTCTACCCCACCGAGCCGCATGCCGTCGGCGAGGTGATTTTCGAGGCACGCAACGTCACCTGTCATGACGTCGACAACCCCAAGCGCAAGCGCGTGGACGATGTGTCCTTTGTGCTCAAGCGCGGGGAAATCCTCGGCATCGCTGGGCTGGTCGGCGCCGGGCGTACCGAACTGGTGTCAGCATTGTTCGGCGCCTACCCCGGCCGCTACAGCTGCGAGGTGTGGCTGGACGGCGAGGTGATCGATACGCGCACGCCACTCAAATCCATCCGCGCCGGGCTCTGCATGGTGCCCGAAGACCGCAAGCGCCAAGGCATCATCCCCGACTTGGGCGTGGGCCAGAACATCACCCTGGCGGTGCTCGACACTTATGCGCACATGACCCGCATCGACGCCGAAGCCGAACTGGGCAGCATCGACCAGCAAATCGCGCGCATGCACCTCAAGACCGCCAGCCCGTTCCTGCCGATCACCAGCCTGTCCGGCGGCAACCAGCAAAAGGCCGTGCTGGCAAAAATGCTGATGGCCAAGCCCAAGGTGCTGATCCTCGATGAGCCCACACGGGGTGTGGACGTGGGCGCCAAGTATGAGATCTACAAGCTGATGGGCGCGCTGGCTGCCGAGGGGGTGTCGATCATCATGGTCTCGTCGGAATTGGCAGAAGTGCTCGGGGTGTCCGACCGCGTGCTGGTGATCGGCGACGGTCAGTTGCGCGGCGACTTCATCAACGAGGGGCTCACCCAGGAACAGGTACTCGCCGC
- a CDS encoding dihydroxyacetone kinase subunit DhaK, which produces MNRVINDPDLVVEDMLAGILLAHPELVQYESNPRVIRRKTSPAGQVGIVTGGGSGHEPAFLGYVGPGLVDAVAIGEIFSSPTAKSFFDAFRAADQGAGVACLYGNYAGDNMNVKLAMKMAASKDMTIRTVVANDDVASAPPADIAKRRGVAGEIFMWKIGGAAAAQGYDLDGVIRVAQKAVDHCRSIGVGLTPCTIPAVGKPNFQIADGLMELGIGHHGEPGIEVVPVESAAAMAERMLAPILADRDFTRDQSVVVLVSGLGATPVMELYIFYAEVERQLRAKGLRIHRCYVGNYFTSLEMMGVTLTLLGLDAELSSLIDQPCRSIGMTQSE; this is translated from the coding sequence ATGAATCGAGTCATCAACGATCCCGACCTGGTGGTCGAGGACATGCTCGCGGGCATTCTCCTGGCGCACCCGGAACTGGTGCAGTACGAGAGCAACCCACGGGTCATCAGGCGTAAGACCTCACCGGCTGGCCAGGTGGGCATCGTTACCGGCGGCGGTTCGGGGCATGAGCCAGCGTTTCTGGGTTATGTCGGCCCAGGGCTGGTGGATGCGGTGGCAATCGGCGAGATATTTTCTTCGCCCACCGCCAAGAGCTTCTTCGATGCATTCCGCGCCGCTGACCAGGGCGCGGGCGTGGCGTGCCTGTACGGCAACTATGCCGGCGACAACATGAACGTGAAGCTGGCAATGAAAATGGCCGCCAGCAAAGACATGACCATTCGCACCGTGGTCGCCAATGACGACGTGGCCTCTGCCCCGCCAGCGGACATCGCCAAGCGACGCGGCGTGGCCGGTGAGATTTTTATGTGGAAAATCGGCGGTGCCGCCGCCGCCCAGGGCTACGATCTCGACGGCGTGATCCGTGTAGCGCAGAAAGCCGTGGATCATTGTCGCTCCATCGGCGTGGGCCTGACGCCCTGCACCATCCCGGCCGTGGGCAAACCCAACTTCCAGATCGCCGACGGCCTGATGGAACTGGGCATCGGCCACCATGGCGAACCCGGTATCGAAGTGGTGCCGGTGGAATCCGCCGCGGCGATGGCCGAACGCATGCTTGCGCCGATCCTGGCCGACCGCGACTTCACCCGGGACCAGAGTGTGGTGGTGCTGGTGTCGGGACTGGGTGCCACGCCAGTGATGGAACTGTATATCTTCTACGCCGAGGTCGAGCGCCAACTGCGCGCCAAGGGCCTGCGCATTCACCGCTGTTATGTGGGCAACTACTTCACGTCGCTGGAAATGATGGGCGTGACCCTGACCCTGCTCGGGCTCGACGCCGAACTGAGCAGCCTGATAGACCAACCCTGCCGCTCCATCGGCATGACCCAGTCGGAGTAG
- a CDS encoding sugar-binding transcriptional regulator, with translation MTDSAQRAASDIDLMTEVAMLYYLDNITQEAIAKRFDLSRVKVSRLLKRARDEGVVEVRVLQHPALNTELEQALVERFQLDRALIAVDHGDPDTQRSAVASLVANYLNKTLSDGMIIAVGMGRNVGAVAENVFLPVTRNCTFVCAIGGSLKAGEYMNPDHICRRLALRFGAESETLYAPALVANPELRSVLINNDTVRSTLDRARRADIALIGIGDMSENSNMVRMGWFSPQEIAQARVSGTVGDMMGYDFIDIHGQPAVNAMQGRVIGLTVQELVRIPDVVAIASENTKAAATLGALRSGVINTLATTVSNAYTILALDDATRR, from the coding sequence ATGACCGACAGTGCCCAGCGTGCCGCCAGCGACATCGACCTGATGACCGAAGTGGCCATGCTTTATTACCTCGACAACATCACCCAGGAAGCCATCGCCAAGCGCTTCGACCTGTCGCGGGTCAAGGTCAGCCGGCTGCTCAAGCGCGCCCGGGATGAAGGGGTGGTCGAGGTGCGGGTGTTGCAGCATCCAGCCCTGAACACTGAACTGGAGCAGGCGCTGGTCGAGCGTTTCCAGTTGGACCGCGCCTTGATTGCGGTCGACCACGGCGACCCCGACACCCAGCGCTCGGCCGTGGCCAGCCTGGTCGCCAACTACCTGAACAAGACCCTCAGCGACGGCATGATCATCGCTGTCGGCATGGGCCGCAACGTGGGCGCCGTCGCCGAGAATGTGTTCCTGCCGGTGACGCGCAACTGCACCTTTGTGTGTGCGATTGGCGGTTCGCTCAAGGCCGGTGAGTACATGAACCCCGACCATATCTGCCGGCGCCTGGCCCTGCGTTTCGGCGCCGAGAGCGAAACCCTGTATGCCCCGGCCCTGGTGGCCAACCCGGAACTGCGCAGCGTGTTGATCAACAACGACACCGTGCGCTCCACCCTCGACCGCGCACGCCGCGCCGATATCGCGCTGATCGGCATCGGCGACATGAGCGAGAACAGCAACATGGTGCGCATGGGTTGGTTCTCGCCCCAGGAAATCGCCCAGGCCCGTGTGTCCGGTACGGTGGGCGACATGATGGGCTACGACTTCATTGACATCCACGGCCAGCCGGCGGTCAACGCCATGCAGGGCAGGGTGATCGGCTTGACGGTGCAGGAATTGGTGCGCATTCCCGACGTGGTAGCGATTGCCAGCGAGAACACCAAGGCGGCGGCGACCCTCGGCGCGTTGCGCTCCGGGGTGATCAACACCCTGGCGACGACCGTGTCGAACGCCTACACGATCCTCGCCCTGGATGATGCGACGCGCCGTTAA
- the dhaL gene encoding dihydroxyacetone kinase subunit DhaL yields the protein MSEHFPSNTGCAIVASLVSIIVANREYLSEVDGAIGDGDHGINMAKGFSRCGKTLEGRELSLAEALDELTLALMEGIGGSMGPLYGSLFIGMADEVRGRDSIDAATFAKLLRGGLTSLQDISDAGVGDKCLMDTLIPAVEAFEQAQASGASFSEALRQMKSAASQGRDSTRDLVAKIGRASRLGERSLGVLDAGAVSCCLILTDLAESVEARLIA from the coding sequence ATGAGCGAGCATTTCCCCAGCAACACCGGTTGCGCCATCGTCGCCAGCCTGGTGTCGATCATTGTCGCCAACCGCGAATACCTCAGCGAAGTGGACGGCGCCATCGGCGACGGCGACCACGGTATCAACATGGCCAAGGGGTTTTCACGCTGCGGCAAGACCCTGGAAGGTCGCGAGCTGTCCCTGGCCGAGGCACTCGACGAACTGACCCTGGCACTGATGGAAGGCATCGGCGGCTCAATGGGCCCGCTTTACGGCAGCCTGTTCATCGGCATGGCAGATGAAGTGCGCGGCCGTGACAGCATCGACGCAGCGACCTTCGCCAAGCTGCTGCGCGGCGGCCTGACGTCCCTGCAGGACATCAGCGATGCAGGCGTGGGAGACAAATGCCTGATGGATACGCTGATCCCCGCCGTCGAGGCATTTGAACAGGCCCAGGCCAGCGGCGCGTCATTCAGCGAGGCCTTGCGCCAGATGAAAAGCGCGGCGTCCCAGGGCCGCGATTCCACCCGTGACCTGGTGGCGAAAATCGGCCGCGCCAGCCGCCTCGGGGAGCGTTCCCTCGGCGTGCTGGATGCCGGCGCGGTGTCGTGTTGCCTGATCCTCACCGACCTCGCCGAATCGGTCGAGGCTCGGCTGATCGCCTAG
- the xylA gene encoding xylose isomerase, producing the protein MPYFPGIEKVRFEGPDSDAPLAFRHYDANKLILGKPMREHLRMAACYWHTFVWPGADMFGVGTFKRPWQRSGDPMELAIGKADAAFEFFSKLGIDYYSFHDTDVAPEGSSLKEYRHHFAQMVDHLERHQEQTGIKLLWGTANCFSNPRFAAGAASNPDPEVFAYAAAQVFSAMNATLRLKGSNYVLWGGREGYETLLNTDLKREREQLGRFMRMVVEHKHKIGFKGDLLIEPKPQEPTKHQYDYDSATVFGFLHEYGLEHEIKVNIEANHATLAGHSFHHEIATAVSLGIFGSIDANRGDPQNGWDTDQFPNSVEEMTLATYEILKAGGFKNGGYNFDSKVRRQSLDDVDLFHGHVAAMDVLALALERAAAMVQNDRLQQFKDQRYAGWQQPLGQAVLAGEFSLESLAEHAFAHELNPQAVSGRQEMLEGVVNRFIYR; encoded by the coding sequence ATGCCGTACTTCCCCGGTATCGAGAAGGTTCGCTTCGAAGGCCCCGATAGCGATGCCCCCCTCGCCTTTCGCCATTACGACGCCAACAAGCTCATCCTTGGCAAACCCATGCGCGAACACCTGCGCATGGCGGCCTGTTATTGGCACACCTTCGTCTGGCCGGGGGCTGACATGTTTGGCGTCGGCACCTTCAAGCGGCCATGGCAGCGCAGTGGCGACCCGATGGAATTGGCCATCGGCAAGGCGGACGCCGCCTTCGAATTTTTCTCCAAGCTAGGCATCGACTACTACAGCTTTCACGACACGGATGTCGCCCCTGAAGGCAGTTCGCTCAAGGAGTACCGCCACCACTTCGCGCAGATGGTCGATCACCTGGAGCGCCATCAGGAACAGACCGGCATCAAGCTGCTATGGGGCACCGCCAACTGCTTCAGCAACCCACGCTTTGCCGCTGGCGCCGCGAGCAACCCGGACCCGGAGGTGTTTGCCTACGCCGCCGCCCAGGTGTTCAGCGCGATGAACGCCACCCTGCGCCTCAAGGGTTCCAACTATGTACTGTGGGGCGGCCGCGAGGGGTATGAAACCCTGCTCAACACCGACCTCAAGCGCGAGCGCGAACAACTCGGGCGCTTTATGCGCATGGTGGTGGAGCACAAGCACAAGATCGGCTTCAAGGGCGACCTGCTGATCGAACCCAAGCCCCAGGAGCCAACCAAGCACCAATACGATTACGACAGCGCCACGGTGTTCGGCTTCCTGCATGAGTACGGGCTGGAACATGAGATCAAGGTGAACATCGAGGCCAACCACGCGACCCTGGCCGGGCACAGTTTTCATCATGAGATTGCCACCGCCGTGTCCCTGGGAATCTTCGGCAGCATCGACGCCAACCGAGGCGACCCGCAGAACGGCTGGGACACCGACCAGTTTCCCAACAGCGTCGAGGAAATGACGCTCGCCACTTATGAAATCCTCAAAGCTGGCGGTTTTAAAAATGGCGGCTATAACTTCGACTCCAAGGTGCGCCGCCAGAGCCTGGACGATGTGGACCTGTTCCATGGGCATGTAGCTGCCATGGATGTATTGGCCCTGGCCCTGGAACGCGCAGCGGCGATGGTACAGAACGATCGGTTGCAGCAGTTCAAGGACCAGCGCTACGCCGGTTGGCAGCAACCGTTGGGCCAGGCCGTGCTGGCGGGTGAATTCAGCCTGGAGTCGCTGGCGGAGCATGCGTTCGCCCATGAGCTGAACCCACAGGCGGTGAGTGGTCGCCAGGAGATGCTTGAGGGTGTGGTGAATCGCTTTATCTACCGGTGA
- a CDS encoding XylR family transcriptional regulator, with amino-acid sequence MKTLPPVHRIALLFNGSKIYDRGIIAGIGNYLSSTRASWDLFLEEDFLCRLKGIERWQGDGIIADFDDPLIGEALVGSKVPVVAVGGSYEDARAYPKGMPYVATDNYALIKLAYEHLIEAGLTRFACFSLPEAQANRWAQEREKAFKRLQQRDGLSVQIYRGLGTSAPLWDSAVEQQIAWLKSLPKPIGIIAVTDARARQLLQACLTAGIAVPEEVALIGIDNDPLTRTLTRVPLSSVIQGTETMGRTAAALLHQMLHGKPCTGTQVLIPPDAINVQASSLHQPLGNPYVMQALLFIRQYACQGIKTAQVAAYVGVSRSSLEAHFRKARGCSVHDEILRFKLASAAKGLEDDHLAIADIAQQCGFKSAQYLHTVFRREFGCTPREYQQSH; translated from the coding sequence ATGAAGACCCTACCGCCCGTGCACCGCATTGCCTTGCTGTTCAACGGCAGCAAAATCTACGACCGCGGCATCATCGCCGGCATCGGCAACTACCTGAGCAGCACCCGCGCGTCCTGGGACTTGTTCCTCGAAGAGGACTTTCTGTGCCGCCTCAAAGGCATTGAGCGTTGGCAGGGCGACGGCATCATTGCCGACTTCGACGACCCGCTGATCGGCGAGGCGCTGGTCGGCAGCAAAGTGCCGGTGGTGGCAGTGGGTGGCTCCTACGAGGATGCACGCGCCTACCCGAAGGGTATGCCTTATGTGGCGACGGACAATTACGCCTTGATCAAGTTGGCCTACGAACATCTGATCGAGGCAGGCCTGACGCGCTTTGCCTGTTTCAGCCTGCCCGAAGCCCAGGCCAATCGCTGGGCCCAGGAGCGCGAAAAGGCTTTCAAGCGCTTGCAGCAACGGGATGGCTTGTCCGTGCAGATCTATCGCGGCCTTGGCACCAGCGCGCCGCTCTGGGACAGCGCTGTCGAGCAACAAATCGCCTGGCTGAAAAGCCTGCCCAAACCCATCGGCATCATCGCCGTCACCGACGCCCGCGCCCGGCAGCTGCTGCAAGCGTGTCTCACTGCTGGAATTGCTGTGCCGGAAGAAGTGGCGCTGATCGGCATCGACAACGACCCACTGACCCGTACCCTCACGCGTGTGCCGCTGAGTTCGGTGATCCAGGGCACCGAAACCATGGGCCGCACCGCCGCCGCGTTGCTGCATCAGATGTTGCACGGCAAGCCTTGCACCGGCACGCAGGTACTGATCCCGCCGGATGCGATTAACGTGCAGGCCTCAAGCCTGCATCAACCTTTGGGTAACCCTTACGTGATGCAAGCGCTGCTGTTTATCCGTCAGTACGCCTGCCAGGGGATCAAGACCGCCCAGGTGGCGGCCTATGTCGGCGTGTCGCGCTCCTCGCTGGAGGCGCACTTTCGCAAGGCGCGCGGTTGCAGCGTGCATGACGAGATCCTGCGTTTCAAACTCGCCAGCGCCGCCAAGGGCCTGGAGGACGATCACCTGGCGATTGCCGATATCGCCCAGCAGTGTGGCTTCAAGTCCGCGCAGTACCTGCACACGGTGTTCCGCCGCGAGTTCGGCTGCACGCCACGGGAATACCAGCAGAGCCATTAG
- a CDS encoding SDR family oxidoreductase, protein MSNFWNQAFDLTGRCAVITGGAAGIGLACANLLVDRGAKVALLDRDPAVVEVAASLGTGHLGVVADLRLLESVQAAIDEAHSGLGRIDYLVNSAGVALLDKALDVSENAWDTTLDINLKASFFVAQACARHMIEQGGGRIVNLASQAAVIGLDRHVAYCASKAAVVGMTKVLAMEWAPHGINVNAISPTIVETALGKKAWAGELGEKAKLQIPVGRFAQPEEIAGLVLYLVSDAAKMITGENVVIDGGYSIQ, encoded by the coding sequence ATGTCCAATTTCTGGAACCAGGCGTTCGACCTCACCGGCCGTTGTGCCGTGATCACCGGAGGCGCCGCCGGGATCGGCCTGGCCTGCGCGAATTTGTTGGTGGACCGCGGCGCCAAGGTGGCTTTGCTGGATCGTGACCCGGCGGTGGTCGAAGTGGCTGCCAGCCTCGGCACGGGTCATTTGGGTGTGGTGGCTGATTTGCGCCTGCTTGAGTCGGTACAGGCTGCGATTGATGAGGCGCACAGCGGACTCGGGCGCATCGATTACCTGGTCAACAGCGCGGGTGTCGCGCTGTTGGACAAGGCCCTGGACGTCAGTGAAAACGCCTGGGACACCACCCTGGACATCAACCTCAAGGCCAGCTTTTTCGTGGCCCAGGCCTGTGCCCGGCATATGATCGAGCAAGGCGGCGGGCGCATCGTCAACCTGGCCTCTCAAGCCGCCGTGATTGGCCTTGATCGCCACGTGGCCTACTGCGCCAGCAAAGCCGCTGTGGTAGGCATGACCAAGGTGCTGGCCATGGAATGGGCGCCCCACGGCATCAACGTCAACGCCATATCGCCGACCATCGTCGAGACCGCCCTGGGCAAGAAGGCCTGGGCCGGTGAACTGGGCGAGAAGGCCAAATTGCAGATCCCGGTGGGGCGTTTCGCCCAGCCGGAAGAGATCGCCGGCCTGGTGCTTTACCTGGTCAGCGACGCGGCCAAGATGATCACCGGCGAAAACGTGGTCATCGACGGCGGCTACAGCATTCAGTAA
- the xylF gene encoding D-xylose ABC transporter substrate-binding protein, whose protein sequence is MKSFKRTLLATALALLALPAMADSAHPKIGFSIDDLRLERWSRDRDYFVAAAEKLDAKVFVQSADANEQKQISQIENLISRGVDVIVIVPFNATVLTNAVAEAKNAGIKVVSYDRLILNADIDAYISFDNEKVGEMQASGVLQAAPKGNYFLLGGAPTDNNAKVLREGQMKVLQPAIDKGDIKVVGQQWVKEWNPTEALSIVENALTRNNNKIDAIVASNDATAGGAIQALAAQKLAGKVPISGQDADLAAIKRVVDGTQTMTVYKPLKLIATEAAKLSVQLARNEKPTYSSQYDNGSKKVDTILLTPTPLTKANIDLLEKDGFYTKEQITGQ, encoded by the coding sequence ATGAAGTCATTCAAACGTACCCTGCTCGCCACTGCCCTGGCCCTGCTCGCCCTGCCGGCGATGGCCGATTCCGCCCACCCGAAAATCGGCTTCTCCATCGACGACCTGCGTCTGGAACGCTGGTCCCGCGACCGTGACTACTTCGTCGCCGCCGCAGAGAAGCTCGACGCCAAGGTCTTCGTGCAATCGGCCGATGCCAACGAGCAAAAGCAGATTTCCCAGATCGAAAACCTGATCTCCCGTGGCGTCGACGTGATCGTCATCGTGCCGTTCAACGCCACCGTGCTTACCAATGCCGTCGCCGAAGCCAAGAACGCCGGAATCAAGGTGGTGTCCTATGACCGCCTGATTCTCAACGCGGACATCGACGCCTACATCTCCTTCGATAACGAAAAAGTCGGCGAAATGCAGGCCAGCGGCGTGTTGCAAGCGGCGCCCAAGGGCAACTACTTTCTGCTAGGCGGCGCGCCCACCGACAACAACGCCAAGGTGTTGCGCGAAGGCCAGATGAAGGTGCTGCAACCGGCCATCGACAAGGGCGACATCAAGGTGGTCGGCCAACAGTGGGTGAAGGAATGGAACCCCACCGAGGCCCTGAGCATCGTCGAAAACGCCCTGACGCGGAACAACAACAAGATCGACGCCATCGTCGCCTCCAACGACGCCACTGCCGGCGGTGCGATCCAGGCCCTGGCCGCGCAGAAACTGGCGGGCAAGGTGCCGATCTCCGGACAAGACGCCGACCTGGCCGCGATCAAGCGCGTGGTCGACGGCACCCAGACCATGACCGTGTACAAGCCGCTCAAGCTGATCGCAACGGAAGCAGCCAAGCTCTCGGTGCAACTGGCGCGCAATGAGAAACCCACCTACAGCTCGCAATATGACAACGGCAGCAAAAAGGTCGACACCATCCTGCTGACTCCGACGCCGTTGACCAAGGCGAATATCGACCTGTTGGAGAAAGACGGGTTCTATACCAAAGAGCAGATTACCGGGCAGTGA